In Paenibacillus guangzhouensis, a single window of DNA contains:
- a CDS encoding glutamine--tRNA ligase/YqeY domain fusion protein, protein MENDNKSTSSNNFIKNIVSDDLQSGRVQEIITRFPPEPNGYLHIGHAKSICLNFELADEYKGKTNLRFDDTNPVKEDTEYVEAIKEDVKWLGFDWDGLFFASDYFDEMYNRAVLLIKKGKAFVCDLTPEQMREYRGTLTEPGKDSPYRTRSVEENLDLFTRMRNGEFANGEKVLRAKIDMSSPNINLRDPIIYRISHTEHHNTGDKWCIYPMYAYAHPLEDAIEGVTHSICTLEFEDQRPLYDWVVAECEMEHVPHQYEFARLNLTNTIMSKRYLKQLVDEGHVVGWDDPRMPTISGLRRRGYTPESIREFCRSIGVARSNAEVDSRQLDFFIREDLKLKAPRTMAVVRPLKVVITNYPEGQVEMLEAENNVENPEMGNRQIPFSREIYIEQDDFMEVPPAKYHRLYPGNEVRLKHAYFITCNEVVKDAEGNVVELHCTYDPETKSGSGFTGRKVKGTIHWVEATQARPAEFRLYEPLMLPEEERTGETFIENLNPGSVETVQGFVEANMSEAKGQDKFQFFRHGYFNVDPKDSTADKIVFNLIVSLKSSFDVKK, encoded by the coding sequence ATGGAGAACGATAACAAGTCAACATCATCGAATAATTTTATTAAAAATATAGTGAGTGATGATCTGCAGAGCGGCCGCGTCCAAGAGATCATTACCCGTTTTCCTCCGGAACCGAACGGTTATCTGCACATTGGACATGCGAAGTCGATCTGTCTGAACTTCGAACTTGCGGATGAGTATAAAGGGAAGACTAATCTGCGTTTTGATGACACGAACCCGGTCAAAGAAGATACGGAATACGTTGAAGCGATCAAGGAAGACGTGAAATGGCTCGGATTCGATTGGGATGGATTGTTCTTCGCATCGGATTATTTCGATGAGATGTATAATCGTGCGGTATTGCTCATTAAGAAAGGGAAAGCTTTCGTCTGCGATCTGACACCGGAGCAAATGCGTGAGTACCGCGGTACGCTTACTGAGCCGGGTAAAGACAGCCCTTATCGTACGCGTTCCGTTGAAGAAAACTTAGATTTATTCACACGTATGCGTAACGGCGAGTTCGCGAATGGTGAGAAAGTATTGCGCGCCAAAATCGATATGAGCTCTCCGAATATCAACCTGCGTGACCCTATTATTTATCGAATCTCACACACAGAGCATCACAATACAGGCGATAAATGGTGCATCTATCCGATGTACGCTTATGCGCATCCGCTCGAGGATGCGATTGAAGGTGTAACGCACTCGATTTGTACTTTGGAGTTCGAAGATCAACGTCCATTGTACGATTGGGTCGTAGCGGAATGCGAGATGGAGCATGTTCCGCATCAATATGAGTTCGCACGTCTGAACTTAACGAATACGATTATGAGTAAACGGTATTTGAAGCAGCTGGTGGACGAAGGGCATGTTGTCGGATGGGACGACCCTCGGATGCCGACGATCTCCGGTCTTCGCCGCCGCGGCTATACGCCGGAGTCCATTCGTGAGTTCTGCCGCAGCATCGGCGTCGCAAGAAGCAACGCGGAAGTCGATTCGAGACAGCTCGACTTCTTCATCCGTGAGGACTTGAAGTTGAAGGCGCCTCGTACGATGGCCGTCGTTAGACCGCTCAAGGTTGTCATCACGAACTATCCTGAGGGCCAAGTAGAGATGCTGGAAGCGGAAAATAACGTGGAAAATCCAGAAATGGGCAACCGTCAAATTCCGTTCTCTCGTGAAATTTATATTGAACAAGATGACTTCATGGAGGTTCCTCCTGCGAAATATCATCGTCTATATCCTGGGAACGAAGTGCGCTTGAAGCATGCTTATTTCATCACTTGCAACGAAGTGGTGAAGGATGCCGAAGGCAACGTGGTCGAACTGCATTGTACGTACGATCCGGAGACGAAGAGCGGCAGCGGATTTACAGGCCGCAAAGTCAAAGGGACGATTCACTGGGTCGAAGCGACGCAAGCCCGACCAGCGGAATTCCGCCTCTATGAGCCTTTGATGCTGCCGGAAGAAGAGCGCACAGGCGAGACATTCATCGAGAATCTGAATCCGGGATCCGTGGAGACGGTTCAAGGATTCGTCGAAGCAAATATGTCGGAAGCCAAAGGGCAAGATAAATTCCAATTTTTCCGTCACGGCTATTTCAATGTGGATCCGAAGGATTCGACGGCTGACAAAATCGTATTTAACTTGATTGTGTCGCTGAAGAGCTCGTTCGATGTGAAAAAGTAA